Proteins from one Poseidonibacter antarcticus genomic window:
- a CDS encoding alpha/beta fold hydrolase translates to MIDLGHKIIGTGTKKVMFLHELMGNYKNYEPTFPYLDTQKYTFIYVDLRGYGLSKDIEGEYSCIEAANDVKNLITLLDLDEVVIVAHSMSTMIAQKIALLDTRVLQLILITPIPASGIKLPEIAKNKLINEMSENKNKIEEIVYSSSKRYNKTWAKSRIKMAYEASSLKARVGYMKMYLETDFSNEVENINIPIKIIVGKYDFPIFSLKLVTKLFSEYYNDLEIIECQEAGHYPMLECPVYFASKIEEFCS, encoded by the coding sequence ATGATAGACTTAGGTCATAAAATAATTGGAACAGGTACAAAAAAAGTTATGTTTTTACATGAACTTATGGGAAATTATAAAAATTATGAACCCACTTTCCCTTACTTGGATACTCAAAAATATACTTTTATATATGTGGACTTACGAGGATATGGATTGTCAAAAGATATTGAAGGTGAGTATAGTTGTATTGAAGCTGCAAATGATGTTAAAAATCTTATAACTTTGTTGGATTTAGATGAAGTTGTTATTGTAGCACACTCTATGTCTACGATGATAGCACAAAAAATCGCACTATTAGATACAAGAGTTTTACAACTTATTCTTATCACACCCATTCCTGCATCTGGTATAAAACTTCCAGAAATAGCAAAAAATAAACTTATAAATGAAATGAGTGAAAATAAAAATAAAATTGAAGAAATAGTATATAGTTCAAGTAAAAGATACAATAAAACTTGGGCAAAAAGTAGAATAAAAATGGCATACGAAGCATCAAGTTTAAAAGCTAGAGTAGGGTATATGAAAATGTATTTAGAAACTGATTTTTCCAATGAAGTAGAAAATATAAATATTCCTATTAAAATAATAGTTGGAAAGTATGATTTTCCTATTTTTTCATTAAAATTAGTTACAAAACTATTTTCAGAATATTATAATGATTTAGAAATTATAGAGTGTCAAGAAGCAGGGCATTATCCAATGTTAGAATGTCCA
- a CDS encoding response regulator: MNSTKILYVDSNKEYGQKLLLALLAQNYNVKYTSTLKDAIIENSFHNPDIVITDTQLKDGNGINLIKKIKKISPTIKSVIITSESNKDILLQAIKVKVDEFLFKDITLEKILNVIKKLIIIDKSLKSKKVKVDLNFDLGKHYIYNGNDIKTAENKIIKLTSQENNLIRILIDAKGSCVSYETIQNTISKNRTSLDTIRTVIRKIRKKSFNEIILNQSGMGYKISWNNPNSKIKFNTTYEKLDVKVLIVKGNYKRNERLSYKLERYGFKCENAYTLQQARDYINNSKYAYIILDLDLPDGEGIDFIRKFEELYTTKIIVLSSTEDVHYKDYLYFKGVLDYIVDISDVDYLSNSIYKTIYKVENNTRFNNILIIEQSKKTCQQIKDLLVPRNYDVDILNNFEEAFDLIKSKPYSLIILDLNYENCFEFIQLIKQDISKVISFFVLSDENRTYATVRESYNNGADECLRKPIFAEEFILKVEQHIDNTKLIFELSDNKKILDNYKKIVDQSAVISKTNINGIITYVNPVFSDLSGYTKEELIGQAHNIIRHPDSPKEMFTQMWDTIKYKKEIWSGVLKNRAKDGHAYYVQTSIMPILNHDGDIEEFIALRNDITNIYKLG; the protein is encoded by the coding sequence ATGAATAGTACAAAAATACTATATGTAGATTCAAACAAAGAATATGGTCAAAAACTTTTATTAGCATTATTAGCTCAAAACTATAACGTAAAATATACAAGTACTTTAAAAGATGCTATCATAGAAAATTCTTTTCATAATCCAGATATAGTAATCACAGATACTCAATTAAAAGATGGTAATGGTATAAATTTAATAAAAAAAATAAAAAAAATATCTCCTACTATTAAAAGTGTAATAATTACAAGTGAATCAAATAAAGATATTTTACTTCAAGCTATTAAAGTAAAAGTAGATGAGTTTTTATTTAAAGATATTACTTTAGAGAAAATATTAAATGTTATAAAAAAACTCATAATAATTGATAAAAGTTTAAAAAGTAAAAAGGTAAAAGTTGATTTAAATTTTGACTTAGGTAAGCATTATATTTATAATGGAAATGATATTAAAACAGCAGAAAATAAAATTATTAAACTTACTTCTCAAGAAAACAATTTAATAAGAATACTAATTGATGCAAAAGGTTCATGCGTATCTTATGAAACAATACAAAATACTATTTCTAAAAATAGAACTTCATTAGATACTATTAGGACAGTAATTAGAAAAATACGTAAAAAGAGTTTTAATGAAATAATTTTAAATCAAAGTGGAATGGGATATAAAATCTCTTGGAATAATCCTAATTCGAAGATTAAATTTAACACTACTTATGAAAAATTAGATGTAAAAGTACTTATTGTGAAAGGAAATTATAAGAGAAATGAACGTTTATCTTACAAACTTGAAAGATATGGTTTTAAATGTGAAAATGCTTATACACTACAACAAGCAAGAGATTATATAAATAATAGTAAATATGCTTATATTATTTTAGACTTAGACCTTCCTGATGGAGAAGGTATTGATTTTATACGAAAATTTGAAGAGCTTTATACTACAAAAATTATCGTATTATCAAGTACTGAAGATGTTCATTACAAAGATTATCTTTATTTTAAAGGTGTTTTAGATTATATAGTAGATATTTCTGATGTAGATTATTTATCAAATTCCATTTATAAAACAATCTATAAAGTAGAAAACAACACAAGATTCAATAATATTCTTATTATTGAACAATCAAAAAAAACTTGTCAGCAAATAAAAGATTTATTAGTTCCACGAAATTATGATGTAGATATTTTAAATAATTTTGAAGAAGCTTTTGATTTAATAAAATCAAAACCATATAGTTTAATTATACTAGACCTTAATTATGAAAACTGCTTTGAATTTATACAATTAATCAAACAAGATATATCAAAAGTAATTAGTTTCTTTGTTTTATCTGATGAAAATAGAACTTATGCAACTGTTAGGGAATCATATAATAATGGAGCTGATGAATGTTTACGTAAACCTATTTTTGCAGAAGAGTTTATATTAAAAGTCGAGCAACATATTGATAATACAAAGTTAATATTCGAATTAAGTGATAATAAAAAAATATTAGATAATTATAAAAAAATTGTTGATCAGTCTGCTGTAATATCTAAAACTAATATAAATGGAATAATTACTTATGTTAATCCTGTATTTTCAGATTTATCAGGTTATACAAAAGAAGAACTAATAGGTCAAGCTCACAATATTATTAGACATCCTGATTCTCCTAAAGAAATGTTTACACAAATGTGGGATACTATAAAATATAAAAAAGAAATTTGGTCTGGTGTATTAAAAAATAGAGCAAAAGATGGTCATGCATACTATGTACAAACTTCAATCATGCCAATATTAAATCATGATGGAGATATAGAAGAATTTATTGCGCTTCGCAATGATATTACAAATATATATAAATTAGGATAA
- a CDS encoding histone protein: MAKELKKKVITKVAKKAVKKTDLKKKKAAKLVKTVKKVLVKKAPKKLKCAKKIAKKAVKKAA, from the coding sequence ATGGCAAAAGAATTAAAGAAAAAAGTAATCACTAAAGTTGCAAAAAAAGCAGTTAAAAAAACGGATCTTAAAAAGAAAAAAGCGGCTAAATTAGTAAAAACAGTTAAAAAAGTACTTGTTAAAAAAGCACCTAAAAAATTAAAATGTGCTAAAAAAATTGCAAAAAAAGCAGTTAAAAAAGCTGCATAA
- a CDS encoding nitrous oxide reductase accessory protein NosL, protein MLKKLLIMLSIVGLALTSLNANEHKMFQTVKSEDATLVKTDSSKNFCNVCGMHLTKFYKTNHVTTFKNGNKEQYCSLHCQAKIHNHYNDKIEKIEVVDTKSLKLIDAQKAFYVVGSSKKGTMSAISKYAFLNENDAIAFQKEFGGKIHNFDEALEIAKKDINKDNAMVDKKRVPVAKKGKKIYEAMCKQDKHPEFNSVGEAKKYIIDNKLCKPLKANMQQAVAIYLYDPILAANKDKMIKVPEDAKCPVCGMFVSKYPKWVAQIDVSQKHTHYFDGVKDMMKFYFNPSKFNHNHKKSDISKMIVTDYYSLNAIDAKSAYYVIGSNIYGPMGEELIPFKNEKEAKEFSQSHAGKKILKFEEIKEEILY, encoded by the coding sequence ATGTTAAAAAAACTGCTAATTATGCTAAGTATTGTAGGACTAGCTCTTACATCACTAAATGCAAATGAACATAAAATGTTCCAAACTGTAAAATCTGAAGATGCTACTTTGGTAAAAACTGATTCAAGTAAAAACTTTTGTAATGTATGTGGAATGCACTTAACAAAATTTTACAAAACTAATCACGTTACAACTTTCAAAAATGGTAATAAAGAACAGTATTGTTCTCTTCATTGTCAAGCAAAGATTCATAATCATTATAATGACAAGATAGAAAAAATTGAAGTTGTTGATACAAAATCATTAAAATTAATTGATGCACAAAAAGCATTTTATGTAGTGGGTTCTTCAAAAAAAGGTACGATGAGTGCTATTAGTAAATATGCATTTTTAAATGAAAATGATGCTATAGCTTTTCAAAAAGAGTTTGGAGGAAAAATTCACAACTTTGATGAAGCATTAGAAATTGCAAAAAAAGATATAAATAAAGATAATGCGATGGTTGATAAAAAAAGGGTTCCTGTTGCAAAAAAAGGTAAAAAAATTTACGAAGCTATGTGTAAACAAGATAAACATCCTGAGTTTAATTCTGTAGGTGAAGCTAAAAAATATATTATAGATAATAAATTATGTAAACCTTTAAAAGCAAATATGCAACAAGCAGTTGCGATTTATTTATATGACCCTATTTTAGCTGCAAATAAAGATAAAATGATAAAAGTACCTGAAGATGCAAAATGCCCAGTATGTGGAATGTTTGTATCAAAATATCCAAAATGGGTAGCGCAAATTGATGTAAGTCAAAAACACACTCATTATTTTGATGGTGTAAAAGATATGATGAAGTTTTATTTTAATCCAAGTAAATTCAATCATAATCATAAAAAAAGTGATATAAGTAAAATGATTGTAACTGATTATTATAGTTTAAATGCAATTGATGCAAAAAGCGCTTATTATGTAATAGGTTCAAATATTTATGGACCAATGGGTGAAGAATTAATTCCTTTTAAAAATGAAAAAGAAGCCAAAGAATTTTCTCAAAGTCATGCTGGTAAAAAAATATTAAAATTTGAAGAGATTAAAGAAGAGATTTTATATTAA
- a CDS encoding pyrimidine/purine nucleoside phosphorylase: MAEFNNVSIAKAACVLFEGNITSRSIEFDDGSRKTLGIMLPGEYELNTVHTQIMDIQRGELEVLLPAKEWVSYKGPATFKVPANSKFKLRVTSLVDYCCSFIKNN; this comes from the coding sequence ATGGCAGAATTTAATAATGTTTCTATCGCAAAAGCTGCATGCGTTCTTTTTGAAGGTAATATAACAAGCAGAAGTATTGAATTTGATGATGGTTCTAGAAAAACTTTAGGTATTATGCTACCAGGAGAATATGAATTAAATACAGTTCATACTCAAATTATGGATATTCAAAGAGGTGAGTTGGAAGTTCTTTTACCTGCAAAAGAGTGGGTTTCATACAAAGGACCTGCAACATTTAAGGTTCCTGCAAATTCAAAATTCAAATTAAGAGTGACATCATTAGTTGACTATTGTTGTTCATTTATAAAAAATAATTAG
- the recO gene encoding recombination protein RecO, which translates to MQGYIIDIKPVKDDDLIVSILTETSILTTYRFYGARHSNINIGYKIDFELEDTKSTIPRLKDVIQLGFEWILDYEKMYCWQRFIKNFKPHFKDLEEIDSFYFYNLDNLVHIMIKQNALRAICESYLSILEHEGRLHTDYECLICENKITENISLVRGFLPVHAKCTYSRIFELKKIKELFEEKKLINLNDEEVEYLWNIILQGL; encoded by the coding sequence ATGCAAGGTTATATAATAGATATAAAACCTGTAAAAGATGATGACTTAATTGTTTCAATACTAACAGAGACATCTATTTTAACAACTTATAGATTTTATGGTGCTAGACATTCTAATATTAATATAGGTTATAAAATAGATTTCGAACTAGAAGATACAAAATCAACGATTCCAAGACTAAAAGATGTAATACAACTAGGTTTTGAGTGGATTTTAGATTATGAAAAAATGTATTGCTGGCAAAGATTTATAAAAAACTTCAAACCTCATTTTAAAGACTTAGAAGAAATTGATTCTTTTTATTTTTATAATTTAGATAATTTAGTACATATTATGATTAAACAAAATGCACTAAGAGCAATTTGTGAATCTTATTTATCTATTTTAGAACATGAGGGAAGACTCCATACAGATTATGAATGTTTAATATGTGAGAATAAAATTACTGAGAATATCTCATTGGTTAGAGGTTTTCTTCCTGTTCATGCTAAGTGTACTTATTCAAGAATATTTGAATTGAAAAAAATAAAAGAGTTATTTGAAGAAAAAAAATTAATCAATCTAAATGATGAAGAAGTAGAATATTTATGGAATATTATTTTGCAAGGTTTATAA
- a CDS encoding HDOD domain-containing protein, whose protein sequence is MSTDIIKRIESLSPLPKTIIDIEEFRKKSDKEASDLLEIIEKDALIISTLLKISNSAMFGFRSKVETPSRAVNLLGINFTITIAIGGTIQNLLKTNLEPYGITSDDFMRTSNLSSSLVSLWLGKVNYDLKEELLLPALLQETGKFILADNIINDGKCEEFKAKISSGINLALAEKEVVGFSSSEITAKIFRHWKLSENLIELIENVDNISNCDERIKEKVQILDVIKTACEITNPLSQKNITLAIKKAKNYGLNVKALEEAIEKLEDRLLDE, encoded by the coding sequence ATGAGTACTGATATTATAAAAAGAATTGAGTCATTGTCTCCTTTACCTAAAACAATTATAGATATTGAAGAGTTTAGAAAAAAAAGTGATAAGGAGGCTTCTGATTTATTAGAAATAATAGAAAAAGATGCTTTAATTATTTCTACTTTATTAAAAATTTCTAATTCTGCAATGTTTGGATTTAGGTCTAAAGTAGAAACACCAAGTCGTGCTGTTAATTTATTAGGTATTAATTTTACAATTACTATTGCTATTGGTGGAACGATTCAAAATCTTTTAAAGACTAATTTAGAGCCATATGGAATTACAAGTGATGATTTTATGAGAACATCAAATCTCTCTTCATCACTTGTAAGTTTATGGTTAGGAAAAGTTAATTATGATTTAAAAGAAGAGTTATTACTTCCTGCATTATTACAAGAAACTGGAAAATTTATTTTAGCAGATAATATAATTAATGATGGGAAATGTGAAGAGTTTAAAGCAAAAATTTCTTCAGGTATAAATTTAGCTCTTGCTGAAAAAGAAGTTGTTGGATTTAGTAGTTCAGAAATTACTGCGAAAATATTTAGACATTGGAAATTAAGTGAAAACTTAATTGAATTAATTGAAAATGTTGATAATATTTCTAACTGTGATGAAAGAATTAAAGAGAAAGTTCAAATACTTGATGTAATTAAAACCGCATGTGAAATTACAAATCCATTAAGCCAAAAAAATATAACTCTTGCAATTAAAAAAGCTAAAAATTATGGTTTAAATGTAAAAGCTTTAGAAGAAGCAATTGAAAAATTAGAAGATAGATTATTAGATGAATAA
- the ychF gene encoding redox-regulated ATPase YchF, which produces MGLGVGIVGLPNIGKSTTFNALTKAQNAEAQNYPFCTIEPNKAIVPVPDKRLDELAKIVIPDKIQHSTIDFVDIAGLVKGASKGEGLGNKFLSNIREVEVILHMVRCFEDENVVHVEGGIDPLRDIEIIETELIYADITQVERKCDKLKKESKFDKVAAAKFEIASALLKHLENLESAKTFEDCENELFIELDKELRLLSNKDVIYGANVDEDSLADGGNKFVDLVKEHASKVQADVIVLCAKIEEELVGLDDDEAQEFLTDLGVEESGLEQIIHKAFDKLGLQSYFTAGKVEVRSWTIPKNTKAPQAAAVIHNDFEKGFIKAEVIAYEDFIALGGEAKAKEAGKLRLEGKDYVVQDGDIMHFRFNT; this is translated from the coding sequence ATGGGATTAGGTGTAGGAATAGTAGGATTACCAAATATAGGAAAGTCAACGACTTTTAATGCTTTGACAAAAGCTCAAAATGCAGAGGCACAAAATTATCCATTTTGTACAATTGAACCAAATAAAGCAATTGTACCCGTTCCAGATAAAAGATTAGATGAATTAGCAAAAATTGTAATTCCTGATAAAATCCAACATTCAACTATTGATTTTGTTGATATCGCAGGTTTAGTAAAAGGTGCATCTAAAGGTGAAGGTTTAGGAAATAAATTTTTATCTAATATTAGAGAAGTTGAAGTTATCTTACATATGGTTAGATGTTTTGAAGATGAAAATGTTGTACATGTTGAAGGTGGAATTGATCCTTTAAGAGATATTGAAATTATTGAAACTGAACTTATCTATGCCGATATTACTCAAGTTGAAAGAAAATGTGACAAATTAAAAAAAGAATCAAAATTTGATAAAGTTGCAGCTGCAAAATTTGAAATTGCATCAGCTTTATTAAAACACTTAGAAAATTTAGAATCTGCTAAAACTTTTGAAGATTGTGAAAATGAATTATTTATTGAATTAGATAAAGAGTTAAGACTTTTATCAAATAAAGATGTTATTTATGGTGCAAATGTTGATGAAGATTCTTTAGCAGATGGTGGAAATAAATTTGTTGATTTAGTAAAAGAACACGCTTCAAAAGTGCAAGCTGATGTAATTGTATTATGTGCAAAAATTGAAGAAGAATTAGTTGGACTTGATGATGATGAAGCACAAGAATTTTTAACAGATTTAGGTGTAGAAGAATCTGGATTAGAACAAATTATTCATAAAGCATTTGATAAACTTGGACTTCAATCATACTTTACAGCTGGAAAAGTTGAAGTAAGATCTTGGACAATTCCAAAAAATACAAAAGCACCACAAGCAGCAGCTGTTATTCATAATGACTTTGAAAAAGGTTTTATTAAAGCAGAAGTAATAGCTTATGAAGATTTCATTGCCTTAGGTGGAGAAGCAAAAGCAAAAGAAGCTGGAAAGTTAAGACTTGAAGGTAAAGATTATGTTGTTCAAGATGGTGATATTATGCACTTTAGATTTAATACGTGA
- a CDS encoding ParA family protein encodes MSYVVYSIKGGVGKTTLSVQVSQMLNYTYVTNDSHSSAHNLMPEEKGFLVSTEDYDEIPFDENVVYDFGGFKDSRINDIIKQASKIIIPTLTSIVDVQATIATLKDVSEINKDIIIVINRTKNNNKAIELKEYLEEEIKKSYKDINFTILFVRDSSVLEDSLFDCEAIENKAGTNRFKRHIYRNAIEDMNNIKKALKD; translated from the coding sequence TTGTCGTATGTTGTTTATAGTATAAAAGGTGGAGTTGGTAAAACTACTCTATCTGTTCAGGTATCTCAAATGTTAAATTATACTTATGTTACGAATGATTCTCATTCATCTGCACATAATTTAATGCCAGAAGAAAAAGGTTTTTTAGTTTCAACTGAAGATTATGATGAAATTCCATTTGATGAAAATGTAGTTTATGATTTTGGTGGATTTAAAGATTCTAGAATAAATGATATTATTAAACAAGCTAGTAAAATTATAATACCAACACTTACTTCAATTGTTGATGTTCAAGCTACTATTGCAACACTTAAAGATGTATCTGAAATTAACAAGGATATAATCATTGTAATTAATAGAACTAAGAACAACAACAAAGCTATTGAGTTAAAAGAGTATTTAGAAGAAGAGATAAAAAAATCATATAAAGATATAAATTTTACTATTTTATTTGTTAGAGATTCTTCTGTATTAGAAGATAGTTTATTTGATTGTGAAGCTATTGAAAATAAAGCTGGAACAAATAGATTTAAAAGACATATTTATAGAAATGCAATAGAAGATATGAATAATATTAAAAAAGCACTAAAGGATTAA
- a CDS encoding response regulator transcription factor, producing the protein MKYRILIVEDELVTLSMLSKVLKEDYNVITAVNGKKAFELYKKFNPHVIISDLKMPIMDGIELIKKIREIDQNSKIIITTFKDDIDTLLAATELKLFKYLIKPINLIELKKIIVNSLEELSRFNTISLDSIKISNDLIWKRDEFELYNDNKILKLTPKEKKVLNFLLTKPNQVFTYNEIIYEVWQKNDEMGDRKTLKTIITGLRKKIINIHISNVYGFGYKIECF; encoded by the coding sequence TTGAAATATCGTATATTAATAGTTGAAGATGAACTTGTCACTTTAAGTATGCTATCAAAAGTTTTAAAAGAAGATTATAATGTAATTACTGCAGTTAATGGTAAAAAAGCTTTTGAACTTTATAAAAAATTTAATCCTCATGTAATTATAAGTGATTTAAAAATGCCAATTATGGATGGAATTGAACTTATAAAAAAGATACGAGAAATTGATCAAAACTCAAAAATAATAATTACAACTTTTAAAGATGATATTGATACACTTTTAGCAGCAACAGAACTTAAACTTTTTAAATATTTAATCAAACCAATAAACTTAATAGAACTAAAAAAAATTATTGTTAACTCTTTAGAAGAGCTAAGTAGATTTAATACAATTTCATTAGATAGTATAAAAATATCTAATGATCTTATATGGAAAAGAGATGAATTTGAGCTCTATAATGATAATAAAATACTAAAGCTTACACCAAAAGAGAAAAAAGTATTAAATTTTTTACTAACAAAACCAAACCAAGTTTTTACTTATAATGAAATTATTTATGAAGTTTGGCAAAAAAATGATGAGATGGGTGATAGAAAAACTTTAAAAACTATTATTACAGGTTTAAGAAAAAAAATTATAAATATCCACATTAGTAATGTCTATGGTTTTGGTTATAAAATAGAATGCTTTTAG
- a CDS encoding DUF1987 domain-containing protein — translation MENFIIKETKYTPEVNLNLNEGVMNIKGNSYPENTLEFYDPILNILENFFKNTVNKDIILNIEIVYFNSSSSRVFFEIFDLIEDFSHSLNFVINWICHNNDEVTKIGEDFKEDFEKLNFNIISKA, via the coding sequence ATGGAAAATTTTATTATAAAAGAAACAAAATATACACCAGAGGTAAATCTTAATCTTAATGAAGGAGTAATGAATATAAAAGGAAATTCTTATCCTGAAAATACTCTAGAATTTTATGACCCAATTTTAAATATATTAGAAAATTTTTTTAAAAATACAGTAAATAAAGACATTATTTTAAATATTGAAATAGTTTATTTTAATTCAAGTAGTTCAAGAGTTTTCTTTGAAATATTTGATCTTATTGAAGATTTTAGCCATTCATTAAATTTTGTAATTAATTGGATTTGTCATAATAATGATGAAGTCACAAAAATTGGAGAAGACTTCAAAGAAGACTTCGAAAAATTAAACTTTAATATTATATCAAAAGCATAA
- a CDS encoding cytidylate kinase family protein: protein MLKEKIININFMKRVLVFTLGLFIMAFGISFSIKADIGVSPISCVPYIYSLKFPLSIGELTIILNALFMVIQIAILRKKYNIVQLVQLPAIIVFGYCIDIAMPLVENLNPINYMEQLILCLIACVVLAFGIFLVIKTRLTYLPLEGLVLVISQTFKKEFGKIKISMDSLMVVIGVISSFIFLNELVGIREGSIIAALLIGALIKFFSVKLNVVEKWLFNEEIKESKNEDLSNKYNNTFVITISREYGSGGHEIGKYIAQELGISFIDKELIDLTAKQTGYTTQYIQENEQKLTNSLIYDLYEQNYTYVNDEIPPKDALFLVQSKIIREICAKESCVIVGRCANFILKDHPNCINIFIHANEEYRKEKINKEYNVKIPLENNDLKQSDEQRANYCMHFTKKDWRDATNYHITLDSTLYGSKQSAKKLIKLLKSSI from the coding sequence TTGTTAAAAGAAAAAATAATTAATATAAATTTTATGAAAAGAGTACTTGTTTTTACACTAGGACTCTTTATTATGGCCTTTGGAATTTCCTTTTCTATAAAAGCAGATATAGGAGTATCACCTATATCATGTGTACCTTATATATATAGTTTAAAGTTTCCTTTATCAATAGGGGAACTTACAATAATTTTAAATGCTTTATTTATGGTAATCCAAATAGCAATACTTCGTAAAAAATATAATATTGTTCAGTTAGTACAACTTCCTGCTATTATAGTTTTTGGTTATTGTATTGATATTGCAATGCCTTTGGTCGAAAACTTAAACCCAATAAATTATATGGAACAACTAATTTTGTGCTTAATTGCTTGTGTTGTATTAGCCTTTGGAATATTTCTTGTTATTAAAACAAGATTAACCTATCTTCCATTAGAAGGATTGGTTCTTGTTATTTCGCAAACTTTTAAAAAAGAGTTTGGGAAAATAAAAATTTCTATGGATAGCCTAATGGTAGTAATAGGAGTAATTAGCTCATTTATTTTTTTAAATGAATTAGTAGGAATAAGAGAAGGTAGTATTATCGCTGCATTATTAATTGGAGCACTTATTAAGTTTTTTAGTGTTAAATTAAATGTTGTAGAAAAATGGCTTTTTAATGAAGAAATAAAAGAATCAAAAAATGAAGATTTAAGTAATAAATATAATAATACATTTGTTATTACAATTTCAAGAGAGTATGGTAGTGGTGGACATGAGATTGGAAAATATATCGCACAAGAATTAGGAATATCATTTATTGATAAAGAATTAATTGATTTAACCGCAAAACAAACAGGTTACACAACACAATATATTCAAGAAAATGAGCAGAAACTTACTAATTCATTAATATATGATTTATATGAACAAAACTATACTTATGTAAATGATGAGATACCACCAAAAGATGCACTTTTTTTAGTTCAAAGTAAAATAATAAGAGAAATTTGTGCAAAAGAATCATGTGTAATAGTAGGACGATGTGCAAATTTCATTTTAAAAGATCATCCAAATTGTATAAATATTTTTATTCATGCAAATGAAGAGTATAGAAAAGAGAAAATAAATAAAGAATATAATGTAAAAATACCTTTAGAAAATAATGACTTAAAACAATCAGATGAGCAAAGAGCGAATTATTGTATGCATTTTACAAAAAAAGATTGGCGAGATGCAACAAATTACCATATTACACTAGATAGTACATTATATGGATCAAAACAAAGTGCAAAAAAACTTATAAAACTTTTAAAAAGTAGTATTTAA